One window of Dehalobacterium formicoaceticum genomic DNA carries:
- the yqeB gene encoding selenium-dependent molybdenum cofactor biosynthesis protein YqeB: protein MYLNYVLIKGAGDLASGVASLLHQAGFPVVMTELDQPTCVRRLVSFADAVYQGETQVEGVQGILVKSFSEAMEVTKKGAVAIIIDPQGKTAQEHPPEIYIDASMMKKNRGCRPDLGRIVIALGPGFEAGKDSHAVIETQRGPHLGEIIFSGRAIPDSGIPGDVLGYTAERLIRSSADGIFQEVKAIGDEVDAGDIVAYVEDQPVRAQISGTIRGLLKSGLKVKAGMKAGDIHPEKGVAVADQVTDKAWIIGLGVLRAILTLRKKNNPSPREEKRELFSQLEQCMKQGKGGVLYTLLEADDLEELEPGARMLVLPSGASVGTLGLPALDRDMLHMGQSKDKMAQGAEMIPWPLPWSKMTGLNGSSSDQRVQILREWVVSQKKIIIFGGGHISLPLAEMALILGFRVFVVDDREEFSNPRRFPGAEKTICCNFSELIEKDLLAGEIDPATSIVIVTRGHLQDRACAEYVIGSNAAYIGMIGSKPKVQSTFRKMLESGFTREELSKISAPIGLDFGGQSPAEIALSILAEIVASQYGASGKPVKELKGVILP from the coding sequence GTGTACTTAAACTATGTATTGATCAAAGGAGCCGGGGATCTGGCCAGTGGTGTGGCATCTCTGCTGCATCAGGCAGGGTTCCCTGTTGTTATGACGGAGCTTGATCAGCCTACCTGTGTGCGGAGACTCGTTTCATTTGCCGATGCTGTTTACCAGGGTGAAACCCAGGTGGAAGGGGTGCAAGGTATTTTAGTGAAATCTTTTTCCGAGGCCATGGAGGTAACAAAAAAGGGAGCAGTTGCCATCATTATTGACCCTCAGGGCAAGACGGCCCAGGAGCATCCACCGGAAATCTACATTGATGCGTCCATGATGAAGAAAAACAGGGGATGCCGTCCGGACCTGGGACGAATTGTCATTGCTTTAGGGCCCGGTTTTGAGGCGGGCAAGGATTCTCATGCTGTTATTGAGACGCAAAGAGGACCCCATTTAGGAGAAATCATTTTTTCCGGCCGGGCGATTCCGGACAGCGGAATTCCCGGGGATGTATTAGGTTATACCGCAGAAAGGCTGATCCGCTCATCGGCAGACGGCATTTTTCAGGAGGTTAAAGCTATCGGTGATGAGGTGGATGCAGGAGATATTGTGGCCTATGTGGAGGACCAGCCGGTCAGGGCACAGATTTCCGGGACGATACGGGGTCTTTTAAAATCTGGCTTAAAGGTGAAAGCTGGGATGAAAGCAGGGGATATCCATCCGGAAAAAGGCGTAGCTGTGGCAGATCAGGTCACGGATAAGGCTTGGATCATTGGCTTAGGAGTGCTACGGGCAATTTTGACATTAAGGAAGAAAAACAACCCGTCGCCAAGAGAGGAAAAGCGGGAGCTTTTTTCTCAGCTGGAACAATGCATGAAACAAGGAAAAGGCGGGGTTCTTTATACCTTGTTGGAGGCAGATGATTTGGAAGAACTGGAGCCGGGAGCACGAATGCTGGTGCTCCCCAGCGGGGCAAGTGTCGGTACCCTGGGTCTTCCTGCCTTGGATCGTGATATGCTGCATATGGGTCAAAGCAAAGATAAGATGGCCCAAGGAGCAGAAATGATCCCCTGGCCTCTGCCCTGGAGTAAAATGACCGGATTGAACGGATCTTCTTCAGACCAAAGGGTGCAGATCCTCCGGGAATGGGTGGTCTCCCAGAAAAAAATCATTATCTTTGGCGGCGGACATATTTCTTTGCCCCTGGCGGAAATGGCTTTGATTTTAGGCTTCCGGGTATTTGTCGTAGATGATCGGGAGGAGTTTTCCAATCCCCGGCGTTTCCCCGGAGCGGAGAAAACAATTTGCTGTAATTTTTCAGAGCTGATTGAAAAAGATCTCCTGGCGGGTGAGATTGATCCTGCCACCAGTATCGTCATCGTGACCCGGGGACATCTTCAGGACCGAGCCTGTGCCGAATATGTGATCGGCTCCAATGCGGCCTATATTGGCATGATTGGCAGTAAACCCAAGGTGCAAAGTACTTTCCGAAAGATGCTGGAAAGCGGTTTTACCCGGGAAGAACTAAGCAAAATTTCTGCCCCGATCGGATTAGATTTTGGCGGACAAAGCCCGGCTGAAATTGCATTAAGTATTCTGGCCGAGATTGTTGCATCTCAATATGGGGCCAGCGGAAAGCCTGTCAAGGAATTGAAAGGGGTGATTTTGCCATGA
- a CDS encoding sulfite reductase subunit beta (hemoprotein), with amino-acid sequence MELSNDQIKALKGKGYILNKDDVHFSCRIVTPSGRLKAGEAKKITEISEKYGQGDIYLTQRMQIEIPGLKYEDLDQVTKELADAGLAVGGTGNRVRPITSCKGTLCRFGLFDTFELTAKLNERFYQGHYHEILPAKLRISITGCPHNCSVTHMACIGLMGKKTDQVAIIMGGMDGNEQSTGQELRGLYTVDQAMEIMEKIISYYREHSLPGERLGKMVSRIGFAAVEEAVIG; translated from the coding sequence ATGGAATTATCAAATGATCAAATCAAAGCATTAAAAGGGAAGGGGTACATCCTTAATAAAGACGATGTTCATTTTTCCTGTCGGATCGTTACACCGTCGGGGAGACTTAAGGCCGGGGAAGCGAAAAAAATAACGGAGATCAGCGAAAAATACGGGCAAGGTGATATTTATTTAACCCAAAGAATGCAAATCGAGATTCCGGGGCTAAAGTATGAGGATTTGGACCAGGTCACAAAAGAGCTGGCAGATGCAGGCCTGGCCGTTGGCGGAACAGGCAATCGGGTCAGACCGATTACCTCTTGCAAAGGAACCCTTTGTAGATTTGGTTTGTTTGATACCTTTGAACTGACAGCAAAATTAAATGAAAGGTTTTATCAAGGACATTACCATGAGATCCTGCCCGCCAAGCTAAGGATTAGTATCACCGGCTGCCCTCATAATTGTTCCGTGACTCATATGGCTTGTATCGGCTTAATGGGCAAAAAAACGGATCAGGTAGCCATCATCATGGGGGGCATGGATGGCAACGAACAATCTACGGGACAGGAGTTAAGAGGACTTTATACCGTGGATCAGGCTATGGAAATCATGGAAAAGATAATTTCCTATTATCGGGAGCATAGCCTGCCTGGTGAACGGTTAGGTAAAATGGTCTCAAGAATCGGTTTTGCTGCAGTTGAAGAGGCTGTTATAGGATAA
- a CDS encoding APC family permease: protein MEQNTPPNELEEKTKESHLMKVLGPMHIWALGVGIVLVGEFMGWNFTIAKGGSLGAIIACWVIGILYISLVMINTEMGSVMPEAGGQYTMAKYLLGPLASFNVGLMLVFEYVMLEAADALVVGQILQSLHPDVQALPYIILSLLFLTFLNYRGVYATLTLNFFITAVAFITIFVLLFGTKFYSPTESLLQINQLTNGLPYGWIGILAALQFGIWFYLGIEGTALAAEECRSTSRALPIGALVGFVTLLIGATITWFVCSGLVGAENLGESVYPLYDAALATGKPFVIVALFIGTILACLASANGCINDSSRAWFAMSRDTLIPGVFAVIHPKYRTPYRAILFLLPISIAFGFTGLLDQVITFSILSALLVYVLTAYMMFKFRAMYPIGTIERGYVAPWHPVPALVLFVLALDTLGGMYLGYWSNMLAGFVFYFLASLWFTMHRSKFMDTKKFIEAGIGRWPRPKGY from the coding sequence TTGGAACAAAACACCCCCCCTAATGAATTAGAAGAAAAAACCAAGGAATCCCATCTGATGAAAGTGCTGGGACCCATGCACATCTGGGCATTAGGAGTAGGGATCGTATTGGTCGGCGAATTCATGGGCTGGAACTTCACCATCGCCAAAGGAGGGTCCTTAGGGGCTATTATTGCCTGCTGGGTGATCGGGATCCTGTATATTTCACTTGTCATGATCAATACAGAAATGGGGTCTGTCATGCCTGAGGCCGGAGGTCAATATACCATGGCCAAATACCTTCTAGGCCCGCTGGCATCTTTTAATGTCGGACTGATGTTAGTTTTTGAATACGTAATGTTGGAAGCGGCAGATGCCCTAGTTGTAGGGCAAATTCTTCAGTCACTCCATCCGGATGTTCAGGCCCTGCCCTATATAATCCTGAGTCTACTATTTTTGACATTTTTAAATTATCGGGGCGTTTACGCTACCCTAACCTTAAATTTCTTTATCACAGCTGTCGCTTTTATTACGATTTTTGTCTTGCTCTTTGGAACTAAATTTTATTCACCTACGGAAAGTCTGCTGCAGATTAACCAACTGACGAATGGTCTACCCTATGGATGGATTGGTATCTTAGCCGCTCTTCAATTTGGCATTTGGTTTTACCTGGGAATTGAAGGAACTGCCCTGGCTGCAGAAGAATGTCGATCTACAAGTCGGGCCTTGCCTATAGGAGCATTGGTCGGATTTGTAACATTACTCATAGGAGCCACCATTACCTGGTTTGTATGTTCTGGATTAGTGGGTGCTGAAAATCTGGGGGAATCTGTATACCCTCTCTATGATGCTGCCTTGGCCACAGGAAAACCTTTTGTGATAGTAGCCCTTTTCATAGGCACTATCTTAGCTTGTTTGGCTAGTGCCAATGGTTGTATCAACGATTCAAGCCGAGCCTGGTTTGCCATGTCCAGAGATACCCTAATTCCCGGAGTCTTTGCCGTGATCCATCCCAAATACAGAACACCTTATCGGGCTATTTTGTTCCTTTTGCCCATTTCCATTGCCTTTGGTTTTACCGGCCTCTTGGATCAGGTAATTACTTTCTCTATTCTATCAGCCCTTTTAGTCTATGTACTTACAGCCTATATGATGTTTAAATTCCGGGCCATGTATCCCATAGGAACCATTGAGAGAGGATATGTAGCACCATGGCATCCTGTACCTGCTTTGGTGTTATTTGTCTTAGCACTGGATACTCTGGGAGGTATGTACCTTGGGTATTGGAGCAACATGCTTGCCGGGTTTGTCTTCTATTTCTTAGCTTCTTTGTGGTTTACCATGCATCGATCCAAATTTATGGATACAAAGAAATTTATTGAAGCCGGCATCGGTCGTTGGCCCCGTCCTAAAGGGTATTAA
- a CDS encoding cobalamin B12-binding domain-containing protein, with amino-acid sequence MSDKIFEDLKNAVIDLNPDAAIVAAKAAMAANINPVDGIDKGLSEGMSVIVERFDEGELFMPQILIAAQAFQNACEILQSGISKEDIAKMSNGKVLFFSVAGDIHDIGKNIVKTMLMANNFEVKDLGRDVGSDTVIDVAIEWGADVVAGSALMTTTMPAQRDVINGLIERGVRDKFKVMFGGAPVTEAWCKEIGADAYGDNAADAVRIAKELVK; translated from the coding sequence GTGTCAGATAAAATATTTGAGGATTTAAAAAATGCTGTAATAGATTTAAATCCGGATGCGGCTATTGTTGCCGCCAAAGCAGCTATGGCAGCTAATATAAATCCGGTGGACGGGATCGATAAGGGACTGTCGGAAGGTATGAGTGTGATTGTAGAGCGTTTTGATGAAGGGGAACTGTTCATGCCCCAGATCTTGATTGCTGCTCAAGCATTCCAAAATGCCTGTGAAATATTACAGAGCGGAATTTCCAAAGAAGATATTGCCAAAATGAGCAATGGCAAGGTATTGTTCTTTTCAGTTGCCGGTGATATTCACGATATCGGCAAAAATATTGTCAAGACCATGCTGATGGCCAATAATTTTGAAGTAAAAGATTTGGGCCGTGATGTGGGATCTGACACCGTCATTGACGTTGCCATTGAGTGGGGCGCAGATGTTGTGGCAGGCTCTGCCCTTATGACCACAACCATGCCTGCCCAGCGTGATGTAATCAATGGCCTGATTGAACGCGGAGTGCGCGACAAGTTTAAGGTTATGTTCGGCGGCGCCCCTGTAACAGAGGCATGGTGTAAAGAAATTGGTGCTGATGCTTATGGTGACAATGCTGCCGATGCTGTTAGAATAGCTAAAGAATTAGTGAAATAA
- a CDS encoding XdhC family protein has protein sequence MNKEVMDGIREALNKEENIVLVTLTHTDGSTPRKAGTNMIVYPDASIIGTIGGGAFEFQAIKKAREVYETKQSVYWKCDLEDLGMACGGKGSVLIEYI, from the coding sequence ATGAATAAGGAAGTAATGGATGGGATCAGGGAAGCCCTGAACAAGGAAGAAAATATCGTTCTGGTTACCCTTACCCATACAGACGGATCCACGCCGAGAAAAGCAGGTACCAACATGATTGTTTATCCTGACGCTTCGATTATCGGGACTATCGGCGGAGGAGCTTTTGAATTCCAGGCCATCAAAAAAGCCCGGGAGGTTTATGAGACCAAGCAGTCTGTTTATTGGAAATGTGATTTGGAGGATTTGGGCATGGCCTGCGGTGGAAAGGGCTCTGTCTTAATTGAATATATTTAA
- a CDS encoding molybdopterin-binding protein, which translates to MEKIAVQDAVGTILCQDITKIIPGEFKGRAFKKGHVIREEDVETLLNLGKEHIYVWAPEPGEIHENDAALRLAEATAGQNISFGEPNEGKCSLTAEVKGLFKVNSQLLYEINSVDMVSIASLPTNFPVEKDQKLAGARVIPLVVPEEQVLQVEKLCREQGAAFQVKPYHKLKAGIITTGSEVYKGRIEDKFGPVMKEKIAAFESELLGHVLCDDDLDMIESSIHNFVNQGADLIILTGGMSVDPDDLTPGAIKKSGARIVTYGVPAQPGNMFLCAYLGKTVLVGVPGCAMFNRTTVLDVVLPRIFAGEELVKADFIKMGEGGLCSACKECTYPQCYFGR; encoded by the coding sequence ATGGAAAAAATTGCGGTTCAGGATGCCGTAGGGACAATTTTGTGCCAGGATATTACCAAAATTATCCCAGGTGAATTTAAAGGCCGGGCCTTTAAAAAGGGCCATGTCATACGGGAAGAAGACGTAGAAACATTGTTAAATCTTGGCAAGGAGCATATTTATGTATGGGCACCGGAACCGGGGGAAATTCATGAAAATGATGCTGCTTTACGATTGGCAGAGGCCACCGCAGGGCAAAATATCTCCTTTGGCGAACCTAATGAAGGAAAATGCTCCCTGACGGCTGAGGTCAAGGGATTATTCAAGGTGAATTCCCAGTTGCTTTATGAGATCAATTCGGTGGATATGGTATCCATTGCCAGCCTGCCCACGAATTTCCCTGTGGAAAAAGATCAGAAGCTGGCCGGGGCCCGGGTCATTCCTTTGGTTGTCCCCGAGGAGCAGGTGCTTCAGGTGGAAAAGCTGTGCCGGGAACAGGGGGCAGCATTTCAGGTCAAGCCTTATCACAAGCTGAAAGCCGGGATTATCACTACCGGCAGCGAGGTCTATAAGGGGCGGATTGAAGACAAGTTTGGCCCGGTGATGAAAGAAAAAATCGCTGCCTTCGAGAGCGAGCTTCTGGGACATGTGCTCTGTGACGATGATTTGGATATGATCGAAAGCTCCATTCACAATTTTGTTAATCAGGGGGCGGATTTGATTATTTTAACGGGAGGGATGTCGGTAGATCCAGATGATCTTACTCCCGGCGCCATTAAAAAAAGCGGCGCCCGTATTGTCACCTATGGCGTTCCTGCTCAGCCGGGAAACATGTTTCTTTGCGCTTATTTAGGAAAAACCGTGCTGGTGGGAGTGCCCGGATGTGCCATGTTTAACCGCACCACGGTGCTGGATGTGGTTTTGCCCCGTATCTTTGCCGGGGAAGAATTAGTTAAGGCTGATTTTATTAAGATGGGCGAAGGGGGTCTTTGCTCTGCTTGCAAGGAATGTACGTATCCCCAGTGCTATTTTGGCAGATAA
- a CDS encoding PFL family protein: MPISFQLDEIMETIHMVQMENLDVRTITMGISLRDCVHPQVKVSCQKIYDKIYRYAQNLVPVGESIESDYGIPIVNKRISVTPIALVAEGAETEDYLAFGEVLDRVAKDVGVNFIGGFSALVHKGFTQGDRKLIRSIPGVLAATERVCSSVNIGTTKAGINMDAVLEMGRVVKLTADLTAQDGGLGCAKLVVFCNVPEDNPFMAGAFHGIGEPEVVLNVGVSGPGVVLNAVRKHPEADLGTLAEVIKKTAFKVTRAGELVGRVASQKLNVPFGIVDLSLAPTPAIGDSVADILEAMGLERCGTHGTTAALAMLNDAVKKGGSMASSYVGGLSGAFIPVSEDAGMIRAVEDKALSIDKLEAMTCVCSVGLDMITVPGDTTAETIAAIIADEAAIGMINNKTTAVRIIPAPGKKVGDYVEFGGLLGKGPVMAVHQYDSAKFVQRGGRIPAPLNALTN, encoded by the coding sequence ATGCCCATTTCTTTTCAGCTCGATGAAATTATGGAAACCATCCATATGGTCCAGATGGAGAATTTGGATGTACGCACCATTACCATGGGAATTAGTTTAAGGGATTGTGTCCATCCCCAGGTAAAGGTAAGCTGTCAAAAAATCTATGATAAAATTTACCGCTATGCCCAAAACTTAGTGCCGGTGGGGGAAAGCATCGAATCCGATTATGGCATCCCTATTGTTAATAAACGAATTTCCGTGACCCCCATTGCCTTGGTGGCAGAAGGGGCGGAAACAGAAGATTATTTGGCCTTTGGCGAGGTGCTGGATCGGGTGGCCAAAGACGTGGGGGTGAACTTTATTGGCGGCTTCTCGGCTTTGGTTCATAAAGGGTTTACCCAGGGCGACCGGAAATTGATCCGCTCCATCCCCGGGGTTTTGGCCGCCACGGAAAGAGTCTGCTCTTCTGTAAATATCGGAACGACCAAAGCCGGCATCAATATGGATGCGGTTTTGGAAATGGGCCGTGTGGTGAAGTTAACAGCTGATTTGACGGCCCAAGACGGGGGCTTGGGCTGTGCCAAATTAGTGGTCTTCTGCAATGTTCCTGAGGACAACCCCTTCATGGCCGGTGCTTTTCATGGCATTGGCGAGCCGGAGGTAGTGCTCAACGTGGGGGTAAGCGGACCGGGGGTGGTCTTAAATGCCGTGCGCAAACATCCGGAGGCAGATCTGGGGACATTAGCGGAGGTAATTAAGAAAACAGCCTTTAAGGTGACCCGGGCCGGCGAGCTGGTGGGCCGGGTTGCTTCTCAAAAACTCAATGTGCCCTTTGGTATCGTTGACTTATCCCTGGCCCCAACCCCGGCCATTGGGGACAGTGTTGCGGATATTTTGGAAGCCATGGGTCTGGAAAGGTGCGGCACTCATGGCACCACCGCCGCTTTGGCTATGCTCAATGATGCCGTAAAAAAAGGCGGTTCCATGGCATCCTCATATGTAGGCGGGTTAAGCGGCGCCTTTATCCCCGTGAGTGAGGATGCAGGGATGATTCGGGCGGTGGAGGACAAGGCCTTGTCCATTGATAAGCTGGAGGCCATGACCTGCGTCTGTTCCGTGGGGCTGGACATGATTACCGTACCGGGAGACACCACGGCGGAAACCATTGCCGCCATCATCGCCGATGAAGCAGCCATCGGGATGATTAATAATAAGACCACGGCTGTGCGCATCATCCCGGCGCCGGGAAAAAAAGTGGGAGATTATGTTGAGTTTGGCGGTCTTTTAGGGAAGGGACCGGTGATGGCCGTGCATCAGTATGATTCCGCTAAATTTGTGCAAAGAGGGGGGCGCATTCCGGCACCCCTCAATGCCTTAACAAATTAG
- the mocA gene encoding molybdenum cofactor cytidylyltransferase, translated as MGKIKAMILAAGFSSRMKTNKMLLPLGEMTIIENTLQGFLQSEVDGVAVVLGHDKEKIARVLTPYPVQFIENPRFSQGMSTSVQAGIEQLQGDQDLDGVMITPGDMPFIQAKTVDGIIKIFREFAYPIIIPVYQGRRGHPVFFAKELMPQLLAVSGDMGARGVIRSNPEKCFFLEVDDPGILIDMDAPEEYDKWRDSGLNPKDIKEIKDIFDIR; from the coding sequence TTGGGTAAGATTAAAGCCATGATTTTAGCGGCCGGCTTCTCCAGCCGTATGAAGACAAATAAAATGCTGTTGCCCCTGGGGGAGATGACGATTATCGAAAATACCCTCCAGGGATTTCTTCAGTCAGAGGTAGATGGTGTGGCTGTGGTACTGGGCCATGATAAAGAAAAAATAGCCAGGGTTTTAACCCCTTATCCGGTGCAATTCATCGAAAACCCTCGTTTTTCACAGGGTATGAGCACTTCTGTGCAGGCAGGCATAGAGCAGCTGCAAGGGGATCAGGATCTGGATGGGGTGATGATCACCCCCGGAGACATGCCCTTTATTCAGGCCAAAACCGTAGATGGTATTATCAAGATCTTTCGGGAATTTGCTTATCCTATTATTATTCCTGTTTATCAAGGGAGAAGAGGACATCCTGTTTTTTTTGCTAAGGAACTCATGCCTCAGCTTTTGGCTGTATCCGGAGACATGGGTGCCCGGGGTGTGATTCGCAGCAATCCGGAAAAATGTTTTTTTCTGGAGGTAGATGATCCGGGGATTCTGATTGATATGGATGCACCGGAGGAATATGATAAATGGCGCGATTCAGGGTTAAATCCCAAGGACATTAAGGAAATTAAGGACATTTTTGATATTAGATAA
- a CDS encoding ACT domain-containing protein: MKDRIIVTVVGMDKVGIIARVTTALADAGVNILDISQTIMQDFFTMIMICDMSAAQVDLAGLKKALNEVGERIGVKITVQHEEIFQYMHRI; this comes from the coding sequence ATGAAAGATAGAATCATCGTAACGGTAGTCGGCATGGATAAAGTAGGTATTATTGCCCGTGTTACTACCGCTTTGGCTGATGCGGGAGTTAATATTCTGGATATCAGCCAGACCATTATGCAGGATTTTTTCACCATGATTATGATTTGTGATATGTCTGCCGCTCAGGTGGATTTAGCCGGTTTGAAAAAGGCTTTGAATGAGGTGGGGGAGCGCATCGGCGTCAAAATTACGGTGCAGCATGAAGAAATTTTCCAGTATATGCACAGGATTTAA
- the yqeC gene encoding selenium cofactor biosynthesis protein YqeC, whose translation MRWWHFGVKQTLQEAFSVSSGDLVIFVGGGGKTGSMNRLAIELMALGKRVIYTTTTKIFPTELANELHLIGDLETSLLWERIVPQPGSMVVLGKEINSMGKIVGLDKDQVNGLMGAASDLVILVEGDGANGKPFKAPRDYEPVIPEKATIVVPVVGIDALDKPLDDKYFHAWEQISALTDVPRGGIIRGKDVAQVFLHGDGYQKGVPDSARWIPFINKADTGEDEVKAQELAGILKEKGVARVVFGSLRRENNPVEVV comes from the coding sequence ATGAGGTGGTGGCATTTTGGGGTAAAACAAACATTGCAGGAAGCCTTCTCTGTATCCTCCGGTGATCTGGTGATTTTTGTGGGCGGCGGGGGCAAGACCGGCTCCATGAATCGTTTAGCCATAGAATTAATGGCTTTGGGGAAAAGAGTCATCTATACTACGACAACGAAAATTTTTCCAACAGAACTTGCTAATGAGCTTCATTTAATTGGAGATTTGGAAACTTCTTTGCTATGGGAAAGGATTGTGCCCCAACCGGGCAGTATGGTGGTCCTGGGCAAGGAAATCAACTCAATGGGTAAGATCGTCGGATTGGACAAAGATCAAGTCAATGGGCTGATGGGAGCGGCATCGGACTTGGTGATTCTAGTGGAAGGGGACGGGGCCAACGGCAAGCCCTTTAAAGCACCCAGAGATTATGAACCGGTGATCCCGGAAAAAGCCACTATTGTGGTTCCGGTTGTCGGGATCGATGCTTTGGATAAACCTTTAGATGATAAATATTTTCATGCCTGGGAGCAAATTTCTGCTTTAACCGACGTTCCCCGGGGAGGCATCATTCGAGGGAAGGATGTAGCCCAGGTGTTCTTACACGGGGACGGTTATCAAAAAGGGGTTCCTGACTCGGCACGTTGGATCCCTTTTATTAATAAGGCGGATACGGGGGAAGATGAGGTAAAAGCACAGGAGTTGGCAGGGATCCTGAAAGAAAAAGGCGTGGCAAGGGTGGTCTTTGGCTCTTTGAGGCGGGAAAATAATCCGGTGGAAGTGGTGTGA
- a CDS encoding winged helix-turn-helix domain-containing protein gives MQVKYKIWLEKEGKAFGLGPYLLLKGIEETGSLNHAARRIHMSYSQAHKLIKDIEKRLGFPLIISHAGGHDGGGSKLTDEAKTIMDKYLAFEKECGAAIEAAFHKHFD, from the coding sequence GTGCAAGTAAAATATAAAATCTGGTTAGAAAAAGAAGGTAAGGCTTTTGGACTGGGACCTTACCTTCTTCTAAAGGGCATTGAGGAAACAGGTTCTTTAAATCATGCTGCCCGGAGGATTCATATGTCTTATAGTCAGGCCCATAAATTGATTAAGGACATCGAAAAACGTCTGGGCTTTCCTTTAATCATCAGTCATGCGGGAGGACATGATGGCGGCGGGTCAAAGCTTACAGACGAGGCGAAAACGATCATGGATAAATACCTGGCCTTTGAAAAAGAATGCGGTGCAGCCATTGAAGCTGCATTCCACAAACATTTTGACTGA